From the genome of Neodiprion pinetum isolate iyNeoPine1 chromosome 3, iyNeoPine1.2, whole genome shotgun sequence, one region includes:
- the VAChT gene encoding vesicular acetylcholine transporter, whose translation MTTIPIINMEFGELKEVVWTKLQEPKSQRKLILVIVSIALLLDNMLYMVIVPIIPDYLKYVGAFGDEPETNSTVTGPPSHHGQDSATGILFASKAIVQLMVNPFSGALIDRIGYDIPMMIGLTIMFLSTAVFACGRSYGILFFARSLQGVGSAFADTAGLAMIADRFTEEAERSKALGIALAFISFGCLVAPPFGGALYQFAGKEMPFLILAFVSLLDGFMLLLVMKPLKEQLKDRNRDRGPTIPIWRLFIDPYIAVCAGALMMSNVALAFLEPTISLWMEDNITHDNWKMGMIWLPAFFPHVFGVVITVKMAKQYPQYQWLMAACGLALEGLCCFIIPFSTSYKVLMIPICGICFGIALIDTALLPTLGYLVDVRYVSVYGSIYAIADISYSVAYAVGPIIAGGVVEAIGFTALNIGIAFSNLMYAPVLYYLRHIYDFKPFQDEANVLMQDPPDKEYQTYVLQEQRPVNGEVGNHLTQGRIETNIDQASDYPTDQYNPSQNGYEGSGYNQSRGYDQQPQGYGQQPTSFGGHSGYSAPPQAPQQTTQQAFGQQRSYGQTEQSFGHQTSYGQPKQPQHEPQGDANPFRRSVEPEKPAGDSNPFRQGMF comes from the coding sequence ATGACCACGATACCGATAATCAACATGGAGTTCGGGGAGCTGAAGGAGGTCGTTTGGACGAAACTCCAGGAGCCGAAGTCGCAGCGTAAATTGATCCTCGTCATCGTCTCGATAGCCCTGCTCTTGGACAACATGTTGTACATGGTAATCGTGCCAATTATCCCCGATTATCTTAAGTACGTCGGAGCATTCGGCGACGAGCCAGAGACCAACAGCACGGTGACGGGCCCACCCTCCCATCACGGTCAGGACTCGGCGACCGGTATCCTCTTTGCCTCGAAAGCGATTGTCCAGCTGATGGTGAACCCCTTTTCCGGCGCGCTGATCGACAGGATCGGCTACGACATACCCATGATGATTGGACTGACCATAATGTTTCTGTCCACCGCCGTTTTTGCCTGTGGCCGAAGCTACGGAATCCTCTTCTTCGCCAGGAGCCTCCAAGGCGTGGGATCCGCATTCGCGGACACAGCTGGTCTCGCCATGATAGCCGATCGTTTCACCGAGGAAGCGGAGCGGTCGAAAGCGCTCGGAATCGCCTTGGCTTTCATCAGCTTCGGATGTTTGGTAGCGCCTCCTTTTGGCGGGGCGCTCTACCAGTTCGCCGGCAAGGAAATGCCCTTCCTCATCCTCGCCTTCGTCAGCCTACTAGACGGTTTCATGCTTCTTCTCGTTATGAAACCACTGAAGGAACAGCTGAAGGACAGGAACAGAGACAGGGGTCCGACGATTCCGATCTGGCGTCTGTTCATCGATCCCTATATAGCGGTGTGCGCCGGTGCTCTGATGATGTCCAACGTCGCTCTGGCGTTTCTTGAACCAACCATATCCCTGTGGATGGAGGACAACATAACTCACGACAACTGGAAGATGGGGATGATCTGGCTACCCGCCTTCTTCCCGCACGTATTCGGGGTTGTGATAACCGTCAAGATGGCCAAGCAGTACCCTCAGTACCAGTGGCTGATGGCAGCCTGCGGACTGGCGCTGGAGGGACTGTGCTGCTTCATAATTCCATTTTCGACCTCCTACAAGGTCCTGATGATACCGATCTGCGGCATCTGCTTCGGAATCGCTCTGATTGACACGGCTCTGCTTCCAACCCTTGGATACCTTGTCGACGTGCGATACGTTTCGGTTTACGGTAGCATCTACGCCATCGCCGACATTTCTTACAGCGTCGCGTACGCGGTGGGTCCTATAATAGCCGGTGGTGTCGTCGAAGCGATCGGATTCACCGCGCTTAACATCGGCATTGCCTTTTCCAACCTGATGTACGCACCGGTTCTCTACTACCTGAGGCACATTTACGACTTCAAGCCCTTCCAGGACGAGGCGAACGTCCTGATGCAGGATCCTCCGGACAAAGAGTATCAGACGTACGTACTTCAGGAGCAAAGACCGGTTAATGGCGAGGTGGGAAACCACTTGACCCAGGGTAGAATCGAGACAAACATCGATCAGGCGTCGGACTACCCCACTGATCAGTATAATCCGTCCCAAAACGGGTACGAAGGAAGTGGATACAACCAGAGCAGAGGCTACGATCAACAGCCGCAAGGCTACGGCCAGCAACCAACGAGCTTCGGAGGTCACAGTGGATACTCGGCACCGCCGCAAGCTCCGCAACAAACAACGCAGCAGGCGTTCGGACAGCAACGAAGCTACGGTCAGACGGAACAGAGCTTTGGACACCAAACCAGCTACGGTCAGCCGAAGCAGCCTCAGCACGAGCCCCAAGGGGACGCGAATCCCTTCAGGCGGTCCGTTGAGCCCGAAAAACCTGCCGGGGACAGCAATCCGTTTAGGCAGGGGATGTTCTAG